CGAACCCTCTCGATAAAGGTTCGGCTTCTTTCTCCTTGATATGACCCAAAAGGAGGACTGGATACTTAAACAAGGACTTTCATCGTTCCAGTCACAACCACCATATCAACAAGTATCAGATCATGTTAGCTGGCATCAATTAGCTTTGAACTTGCAATCAGGAAAACCATACTTTTCTCATCCTATTTTTTGATGTGGCTATCGCTCTAGCAAGTCCAAGCAAATGAGTTGAAGTCTTGAGCTCCAATTCAGACTGAATCCCTAATAGCGCAATCCCTCCGAGGGGCTGCGCCGAGTGGATGAATTGAAACTAATCTTTTTTGATGATATCCAAAAAAGACTACGATACCAGTGCTAACTTATTCAGTAAAAACAATGAGTAAAGATTCACCCTCTACCTTCTGTCTGGTATGCTCGAAAAATAGCCACAAACTATGAGAGGTTTCTATCTCCATAGCTCTTTTAATATAAAATATTAAATTGGTAAGAAAATGCATAACGAGAAATCAATTACACTCGTTTCTGAGGTCATCGAGCGCAGCTTCACGAGCGATTTTCATTGTTTAATTGCATTGATTCAGCATCTCGGTGCTCATGAAAAGTGGAACAGTAGAACACCAAGAAATATCGCTGATAGTATTGGCTTGGATAAGGTAGATGTAGAGAATGTTCTTGACGGATATCCTGCATTTTTTAGAAAGTCCTCTAACCTAAGTGCTCAGAAAGAACCTTTGTACTCTCTGCATATCAGGTATGCGAGAAGAACTAAAAAACAAATTGAAGGAGAGGGAGGCCTCAAGGAATGGTCAGCACCATTATCCTCTGAAGAAATGCAGACACTCCTTAACCTAGTAACAAATATGATTGGTTTAGAGGCAGAGAATAGACGTCTTAAAGAAGACTCAAGGCACAACAATATGAAGGTTTGGGTTGCGCTGACTGGCGCTTTTGCAACGGCAATTGCGGCAATTTTAGCGCAGATTGTCAGTAGTGGCTCTTAAAAGGAATAGTTATGAAACTCACAAAATTCCGAGTTAGAAATTTTCGTTCAATCAATGATAGCGGTGAGATTACGACAGACAACTTAACTGCAATACTAGGTCGTAATGAAAGTGGCAAGTCTAATATATTACTCGCTCTTCAACACTTAAACCCTTCAGGCGGTATGACAGAGATTGAAGCCATAAAGAACTTTCCTCGCCATCGCAGACTTGGAGAACAGGACGAAAATACACGGTTCCTTGATACTGAATGGACGTTGTCGCAACAGGAAAGAGAGTCCCTGTCTTCTATTTTTCCTAGAGCGTCTGAAGTTTCAACCGTCACGATTGCTCGTCCATATGGAAAAACAAAATACATAGGTTTGGTTGGCTTAAAAGACCAGAGCTTAGATGTAAAAGCAATAAATAGAATTATTGATAAGATCGTTACGCTCCTAGATGCTCTAAAAAACGAGGATAACGCTGAAAATGTCAAAGCCGTAGTACAAGAGGTCGACATGTTGAAAGCAACTGAGGCTCTCTCTGTTGAGACCTGGTTGGAAGCAGTTTTAGGCCGATATGATCATACGCTTAGAGATGCTGCACAATACACGTTAGAGAGGCAAGACGACTACCTCGACCTTAAAGATGACTTCGCACAAATAGTGACAGCTTTAAATGATGGTGAACAAGAGAAAAAAGCTTGTGAATTTATAGTGGAATGCCTCCCTATTTTTGTTTACATCGATGAATACCCACATTTGGATGGACATCAGAACCTCGGCACTCTTAGTCAGCATCGACAAAATAGCCAGCTGACTGCAGAAGACGAAGGTTTCATTAAATTGTGTAAAGTTGCGGATATAGATCCAATTAAGCTCCAAGAGTTAGCGTCAGATCCTGAGACACGAAACCAACTAGTTAACAGGGCAGGGGCTGTTGTTACCAGTGAGATTAGACGCTTATGGACAGACCGTGAGTTGAAAGTCCGTTTCAATTTGGATGGCAACTATTTCGATACGTATATATCCGATCCGACGTCTACTTATGATGTTGAAGTTAATCTGAACGAAAGGAGCCGAGGGTTTAGGTGGTTTTTTTCATTCTACATTACGTTTTTTGCAGATACACATGGCGGTGATGCAGAGAATGCTATCATTCTTTTGGATGAGCCTGGGCTATACCTACATGCAAAATCCCAAAGTGATCTGTTAAAGCATCTTGATGAAGACTTTAGCAATCAGATTATTTATACAACGCACTCACCTTTCCTAGTCCCGACAAAACAACTTTCCACAGTCAAGACTGTGAATATATGCCAAGAAAAAGGAACAACAGTTACTAACGACCCCACAGGTGATTCAACTACGCTATTCCCTTTGCAAGCGGCACTCGGGTATGAAGTTTCTCAGTCGTTATTTATTGGCTCAAACAATTTGGTTGTCGAGGGGGTTACTGATTTTTGGTATCTGTCATCGATGTCTGAGTACCTGAAATCGTTGGGTAGGACAGGTTTGATGGATAAGATAACTATAACTCCAGCTGGCGGAGCTCAAAAAATACCATACCTGGTAAGTTTATTGTCTTCTCAACATCTTAATTTATTGGTGTTGCTCGATCATGAAAAAGAAGCACTTGCCACTAAAAACGATCTGATAACTAATCACAAACTAACTAAAAGGAACGTCATTTTAGTATCTGAAGCAACAGAGAACGACGTTGCTGAATTAGATATTGAAGACCTATTTGGTCCCGAGTACTTCCTTTCTCTGGCAGAAGAAGCCTATAGAGGCGAGGTAACCGATGACCTCACATACAACGATAAGATTCCAAGGGTCTGCAAACGATTCGAAAAAGCGATGAAAGATTCCGGTATCAAGAAACAATTTGTGAAAGCAAAGCCTGCGAGATTATTTATGAGTAAACTCTCAGAAGGTAAAGGTAGCAATCTTCCAGAAGAAGTAATTTATAGCTTTGAGTCACTATTCAAACTTATCAATAAACGAATGAAATAGTGAAGGATAGGGGAATTTAAGATTCAGTGGGATATCATTATTTAAATGAATTGACAATTATATGGGATATTTGCCATACTGAGTGTGTAGAAGGGTTTGATATGTAATCTGCATCTGGCTTGATTACATATTTGTAAGCTACCTATGGCTAGCCAGAAAGTCATAGTAAGTTGTTAAGGTTAACCACCTGTCCCGACCCCATAGAGCTAAGGGAACGCCACGAACAACACCTATTAAGAAAAAGCCGACACGTAGTGTCGGCTTTTTTCGTTCTATAACTCTAGATTCCCCATAACATTACCTGGATGAGCTTTCTTATCGTAGGCAGTAATGATGTTGTAAAAAGGCTCTTCGTTTTGAGGCTCTTTTAAATCGACGACGACCATACCGGTATTTGATTCGACTATTAATGGCTTGTTGGGGCTCTTTTTAGGGTCAATTATCACCTCTGCCCCTACCTGAAGAACGCTTTCAATAAACTTAACCACATCCTCTGCATTTTGAGAGTTTAGTTCATCCCCGTGCTTGTCCCAGATATGCCGTAGCCCAAAAGCTCCTTTAGGTTCGTGATGGTTATGGCTATAGAAACCACTATCGCCTAGTTTGAGATGTATTTCCCCTTTTGGGAAATTATCATTCAACTTAGGAATAGTTCCAAAAGACAAATCACCATTATTATTCGTAACCCTTGAGTTCTTCATGTTTTTCTTGTCAAGGACGTCATTGTCGATGTCTGTTGGATTGAAAATATTCATTTGGTCTTGGATGATGAAGAATTATTCAGAATCATATCAACTATTTCAAACGTATGCCCCCATTTATTAGAAGTGTTATATCTACTTTTGACATTATTTGTTAAGGAGTTGCGTTATTGACATTCACCATCAAAACTGGACACCAACGTTAATCTTCTTCCCATACTTTTGGTTATTCATTGTTGCAATGATTAATTTTTGAGTCTCTACTTAATTTTAGTGACTGTCCATGACGGTGTACTTTTCGTCGATTCGGTATGTGCTTTGGTTGAATCAAAAAGATGTTAACTCTTGCTGTAAATCGCTCTGAAAGCGTCACAAACTTACAATGCCTTTTGGATACGTATTGGTGGTTAAGTGTCGTAAATCTTCGCTAAGAGCGTTTGAGACGCTATGAGGTCTGTTTCCGGTGGCTAACTCGCGGGTTTTACATAATAGGAATAATGAACACCGACTTTTGAGTGGTTTGGTTGCATTTATCTATTGGCTGTAGGTTACAGCTTTATCATAAAAGATAGTAATCATTAAAAAACAATGAGATACAGAAAGGTGATGAAATTAAAGTGATTAAAATCAATAGCATAGTTTCTATTATTGTTTAGGTTATCATTGCTTGCTATGATTGGTTTTAAATACTTAAATTAAAAGGATCGTTCATGAATATTCAAACTACACAACCAACAACTACAAAGCAGTTTAGCCCTGTGTTATCACGTTTAATGGAAGAGGTTAAAAACAATAAGAATAACGTCAATGGCGCTTATGACCGAACTCACAATCGACACAATAGAGGTCAATAATTAAATGCCAGCACGTTTAGATACTGTACTGATAAAAACAGCTAGTCGCTGTAACTTGGATTGTACATATTGCTATGTGTATCAAGGTGAAGATACTAGCTGGAAAAATCAGCCTAAAAAAATGTCGAAAGATACAATTGACGTGCTGGTAGACAGGCTAATAGAACAGTCAATAAATCAAGATGTAGGCTTTGCTATTGTTTTACATGGTGGTGAGCCTTTACTCATTGGTTTTGAGAGAATGCAGTATCTGCTTACATCTTTAAGAAAAAATCTAAACTCGCTTAATTACCCAATAAGCCTTCAAACGAATGGTGTTCTTCTAACTAATCCATTTTTAGATTTATTTTCAGAAATGAAAGTGAGTGTATCTGTCAGTATTGATGGTGACAAGATTGCCAATGATATTTCCAGAAT
The DNA window shown above is from Vibrio echinoideorum and carries:
- a CDS encoding AAA family ATPase, whose translation is MKLTKFRVRNFRSINDSGEITTDNLTAILGRNESGKSNILLALQHLNPSGGMTEIEAIKNFPRHRRLGEQDENTRFLDTEWTLSQQERESLSSIFPRASEVSTVTIARPYGKTKYIGLVGLKDQSLDVKAINRIIDKIVTLLDALKNEDNAENVKAVVQEVDMLKATEALSVETWLEAVLGRYDHTLRDAAQYTLERQDDYLDLKDDFAQIVTALNDGEQEKKACEFIVECLPIFVYIDEYPHLDGHQNLGTLSQHRQNSQLTAEDEGFIKLCKVADIDPIKLQELASDPETRNQLVNRAGAVVTSEIRRLWTDRELKVRFNLDGNYFDTYISDPTSTYDVEVNLNERSRGFRWFFSFYITFFADTHGGDAENAIILLDEPGLYLHAKSQSDLLKHLDEDFSNQIIYTTHSPFLVPTKQLSTVKTVNICQEKGTTVTNDPTGDSTTLFPLQAALGYEVSQSLFIGSNNLVVEGVTDFWYLSSMSEYLKSLGRTGLMDKITITPAGGAQKIPYLVSLLSSQHLNLLVLLDHEKEALATKNDLITNHKLTKRNVILVSEATENDVAELDIEDLFGPEYFLSLAEEAYRGEVTDDLTYNDKIPRVCKRFEKAMKDSGIKKQFVKAKPARLFMSKLSEGKGSNLPEEVIYSFESLFKLINKRMK
- the yhhA gene encoding YhhA family cyclophane-containing RiPP (triceptide-type peptide natural product; maturases include a radical SAM/SPASM enzyme and a 2OG-Fe(II) oxygenase), with the translated sequence MNIQTTQPTTTKQFSPVLSRLMEEVKNNKNNVNGAYDRTHNRHNRGQ